In the genome of Rhodamnia argentea isolate NSW1041297 chromosome 3, ASM2092103v1, whole genome shotgun sequence, one region contains:
- the LOC115754991 gene encoding uncharacterized protein At4g14342, which yields MQASDRFNINSQLEHLQAKYVGTGHADLNRFEWAVNIQRDSYASYVGHYPILAYFAIAENESIGRERYNFMQKMLLPCGLPPEREDD from the exons ATGCAG GCCAGCGACAGGTTCAACATCAATTCCCAGCTTGAGCATCTCCAGGCGAAGTACGTCGGGACCGGGCATGCCGACTTGAATCGATT TGAGTGGGCGGTGAACATTCAGCGGGATAGCTATGCTTCCTACGTTGGCCATTACCCGATTCTGGCGTATTTTGCTATAGCTGAGAATGAGTCCATTGGCAGAGAGCGCTACAACTTCATGCAG AAAATGCTCTTGCCATGTGGTCTACCACCAGAAAGAGAGGATGATTGA
- the LOC115754988 gene encoding mitochondrial amidoxime reducing component 2, with product MEKTKARVASIFVYPIKSCRGISVPQAPLTPTGFRWDRQWVVVNSKGRAYTQRVEPKLALVTVKLPDEAFSEGWLPTAYSFLVLKAPGMNELKISLSKPGEVTDGVSVWEWSGSAWDEGHEAANWFSNYLGKPSRLVRFNAASETRPVDPQYANGHNIMFSDGYPFLLLSQGSLDALNNLLKEPVPINRFRPNIFVDGCEPFSEDLWTEVEINKITFRGVKLCSRCKVPSIDQETAVVKPEINETLKKFRSDKVLRPTGKQQGKVFMGQNMVLKDFLKDGKGKVIKVGDPVNVVKMVSSAAEAAA from the exons atggagaagacCAAAGCCAGAGTCGCATCAATCTTCGTATACCCAATAAAGTCCTGCCGCGGGATTTCCGTTCCTCAGGCACCGCTCACTCCCACCG GATTTCGGTGGGACCGGCAATGGGTAGTTGTGAACAGTAAAGGCAGGGCATACACTCAAAGAGTTGAACCCAAGCTTGCTCTGGTAACTGTCAAGCTTCCTGATGAGGCCTTTTCAGAGGGTTGGCTACCGACTGCCTATTCCTTTTTAG TACTGAAGGCTCCTGGTATGAATGAGCTGAAGATTTCTTTGAGCAAGCCCGGTGAGGTTACTGATGGCGTCTCGGTATGGGAATGGTCCGGCTCTGCATGGGACGAAGGGCATGAAGCGGCGAACTGGTTTTCGAACTATCTTGGAAAACCGAGCCGACTAGTTCGTTTCAATGCAG CGTCAGAAACTCGGCCTGTGGATCCTCAATATGCTAATGGACATAATATCATGTTCTCCGACGGATATCCGTTCTTGCTGCTATCTCAG GGATCATTGGATGCGCTCAATAATCTTCTCAAGGAGCCAGTACCAATAAATCGTTTTAGACCAAA CATTTTCGTTGATGGCTGTGAACCGTTCTCCGAGGACCTATGGACAGAGGTCGAGATTAACAAGATCACTTTCCGGGGTGTCAAGCTCTGCTCTCGCTGTAAG GTACCGTCGATTGATCAAGAGACTGCTGTAGTAAAGCCAGAGATTAATGAAACTCTAAAGAAGTTTCGCTCGGATAAAGTGTTGCGCCCAACTGGAAAGCAGCAGGGAAAG GTTTTCATGGGGCAGAACATGGTTCTAAAGGACTTCCTTAAGGACGGGAAGGGCAAGGTCATCAAAGTCGGAGATCCGGTCAATGTCGTCAAGATGGTATCATCTGCTGCCGAAGCAGCTGCTTAA